The genomic window TGATTTATCCAGTTTTGAGATAATTAAGGCTCCATCATTGAACCAGGATTTGAACTCAGTTCCTAGATCTGAAACTTTATCAGCTTCTATAAAGGCGGTCTTAATCTCTCCTTCAGACGCATCCTCAACCAGTTTCTGAACATCCTCGGGTTCTTCACCTTCTAGCTTATCTATTATATCATCCCTGCTGTAGTAGTTTTCAAATATTTCAAGAGCTAGTTGGGCAGTGGCTGCTGTGTTTTCATCTTCAGAAGACTTAAAGTAAGAGTTTATCTCTTGAAGAGTCTCCAAGTCATTCTTGGACTTCTTAAACTTGATCCCAGAATCCAAGACCTTTCTGTTAGGCGTAAGAGACGTATAACCATCTTTGGTTTCAAGAGTCGTGCCAAACAAAGATACTTCCCTTATCTCACCAGTCTCATCATCAAGCTTTACTTCTTCACCCGGTCTGATAACCCGAGAATTCTTAAGATACAAACCTGCGCCGAGATTCTGGAACAAGTCTTTCAAGGAGTAGAAAACCAGTCCTGCCGCCAACAAAGCAAATGCCCATACAAACGCGTTAAGCAACTGATTTACCAATGCTATATTCAACTGCAGCTGGTAAAGCAGTATCTGCACCAGCACAAGATACAGAAAACCCTTGATCCCTGTAGAAAGAACATTAAATGATGCTGAAGAAATACCTGCCTCTCTGACATACTTCTTTAACCCCAATGTTTGGAAAAAGTCCTTGAAAACATTCTCAGCTATGTTTATCGTTATCACGCCAAGGAAACCTATTAAAATAGCTGACAATACATTCGGAGCATTCTGAACAAGAGTTTGTTGCAGTTGGGAGCTTATGCCCACATTCAGGTATGCCAATGCAACTACAACTACTATAGCATCTAGAGTATTAGAAACAAGTTTAATTCTATCCTCATGCTGACGCAGCTCTTTTACAGTAGCTTTTTCTGTAGTATACTTTCTAACTGCTTTCAAACCCAGTTTAATGCTGAGATGTCCTAATGCTAAGATTAGGAGTGCGCCCAGTATACGCAACATAGGTCCTGAAGCAAAGTTGGACAGAGTTTCGGATAGAATTGCCATCAATATTAACCAGTAACTGATTCCTTGTTTAAAAACTCTGCGTTTTTTATTCTGTCGAGTTTATCCGTCCGTGACCGATTAGCCGCCATCGACTGCCCACCTGTCGCGAAATCGCTACTCGGTCATTCTCCTCTACGGATACCGGCATTTTAAGGTCGAGGCGTACATGCTTACCTGCCTGAGTTACAACCCCTGCAGTCTTCGTTGTACCGATGTTAAGCATCAGTGGCTCGTGCTCTTTGATATTCTCAATCTCTTCATCGTTCTCAGCACCAACCAAACGCTCCATCAACTCGACCTCAACCTCAACAGTATCTGTAACATCCGGAAGCTCTCCTTTAAGCCCTAAGACATTTCCTGCAAGACCATCAGACTTAACCATTGACGGATCAAGATCTGTTTCAATTCCTAACAGTCCTCCAGGCCTTCCTGTTTCCACAGGAGAGTTACCCTGGATGATACTCTGGATTTCAGTAGTGACTGTTTCGAATTTTTCCCCGTCTTTCCGGATTCCCGGCTTGAGTTCAACTTCGTCACCAGGCTCTAGTTCTCCCTTGACCAAGCTTCCTCCAATCACTCCTCCATTCAGTTCTTCTGGGAATGTTCCTGGCTTGTTAGTATCGAAAGAACGAGCTACAAGCATCTTAGGATCTGACTCAAGATCTCTTTCAGGGGTAGGTATCTCAGTATCAACTGCCTCTAGAAGCGCATCAATGTTGACTTCGTGCTGGGCGCTGATCGGAATAATCGGTGCGTCTTCAGCTACCGTGCCCTCAACGAACTCTTTGATCTGTTCATAGTTTTCCTTGGCTTCCTCTTCGGAAACCAGGTCAATCTTGTTCTGCGCTATTACGATATTGTCGATTCCAGCGATGTCCAGTGCGGCCAGGTGCTCACGGGTCTGAGGCTGTGGCACTTCTTCGTCAGCAGCTACTAGAAGGACTGCACCATCCATAATGGCTGCTCCGGAGAGTACATTTGCCATCAGTGTTTCGTGGCCTGGGGCATCGACAAGAGAAACAGTTCTCTCTTCTTCCCCGTTTCCTTCGACATTTAGTTCGCCGTCATCGTTGTAGTATGTGATGTCAGCGTAACCGATTCGGATTGTGATTCCTCTCTCCAATTCCTCACTGTGCTGATCCGTCCATTCTCCGGAAAGTGCTTGTGTCAGTGTGGTCTTTCCGTGGTCTACATGCCCTACTAGGCCGATGTTTACTTCTGGAATCTGATCTGTCACTCGAAAATCACCCAGTGATTTTCTGTGAGTCCAGAAATTCTTTGAATTTCGTTCATAATTTATTCTTCTTCGTCTTCGCTTAGAAGTTCTTCGACTGATTTGCTTCCTTCTTCGACGACTGTTGTATTTAATTGTTGGATTTCGTCTGAAATTCTTTTTCCTCTAACACTTTTTCTTCTTCGGACCCCATCTTCATCTTCGTTGATTCCTTGTCCTTCTCCTATCATTACTCTTTTTCTTTCGCTTCCTTCAATGCTTTCTCTCATTGGGATTCCGGATTTGTCGCTTCCGCCAGTGATCTTCAGTGTGTATCCTGATAGACCGATTATTCCGCCTTCGAATTCGTCTCCTACTTCTTTTCCGACTAACTGGCTTGTTTCTTCTGATTCCGTCTGAAATGTTTCGCCGTCTTGTGTTCCGATTGTAATTTGCATAATTTAATCTACCTCAGTTTCCCGAGCATGAAACAAATCGGAGACAACCTTTTTGAATCAAATGAGGATGTGTTGCAGGTATGAATTTTTATTCGAGAACTGAGAACCGGTTAAGTGTATGAGGCTTAGAGTGGTTTCTCAGATAATCGGAAGGTTCATGCTGGTTTTTGCCCCGATACTTGCCTCACCCGTGCTGATAGGACTCTACTACTCAGAGCCTAGTCACATACTAGCTCCTTTTATCTACGCATCGATCGCCTGTTTAATCGCTGGTTTTATCTTGAAACACGGAGGAAAGAGCAGCGACCCTTCTGTAAAGGAAGCTCTTATAGCCACAGTACTAGGATGGAGCATAGCCACCTTTCTAGGAGGCGTACCGCTTCTATCAGAGATGAGTTTCATCAACGCAGTATTTGAATCAGCAGCAGGACTGACAACCACAGGGATATCAATGTTTCTAACACCCGAGGAACTACCTAACTCAATACTTTTCTGGAGATCATTGATGCAGTGGGTTGGCGGACTTGGAATTCTAACCTTCTTCATAGCAGTTATAAGAGAAAGCGGAGGCATCTCCCGCAGACTCTTCTCCGCTGAGACACATAAGACAGATCCAGGCAGCATAAGACCTTCACTTAGAAAGTCTATAATCGAACTCTGGCGCGTATACGGATTCATCACCTCAGTAATCATAGGAACATTCGTCGCCCTAGGGATGACGCCTTTCAACGCTATCACTCACGGTTTCTCCACTTTATCTACAGGAGGCTTCTCAACGACCAGCCAAAGCCTTGGAGGTTTCTCGCCGGAGATCCAGGCTGCCACAATCCCATTCATGTTTATAGGTGGAGTTAACTTTGTCTTACTTTACAGGTTCCTGCGTGGAGAGGCTAGTGCATTGAAGAACTCCGAATTA from Candidatus Nanohalobium constans includes these protein-coding regions:
- a CDS encoding mechanosensitive ion channel domain-containing protein; this encodes MAILSETLSNFASGPMLRILGALLILALGHLSIKLGLKAVRKYTTEKATVKELRQHEDRIKLVSNTLDAIVVVVALAYLNVGISSQLQQTLVQNAPNVLSAILIGFLGVITINIAENVFKDFFQTLGLKKYVREAGISSASFNVLSTGIKGFLYLVLVQILLYQLQLNIALVNQLLNAFVWAFALLAAGLVFYSLKDLFQNLGAGLYLKNSRVIRPGEEVKLDDETGEIREVSLFGTTLETKDGYTSLTPNRKVLDSGIKFKKSKNDLETLQEINSYFKSSEDENTAATAQLALEIFENYYSRDDIIDKLEGEEPEDVQKLVEDASEGEIKTAFIEADKVSDLGTEFKSWFNDGALIISKLDKSGLFMDAEDDYTLSVAVESGEVLNIDTRRGSENGVYYVAGNRMKELMSGEDGYIVLAREGTNAHWRLKNDLIYSEKEEYEDLSKTLENRLRKIMRQGRVLTDVMPVSVRGYIEKWSREKDEFSREWGVNREDTSGSSKNQ
- a CDS encoding translation initiation factor IF-2 subunit gamma, with protein sequence MTDQIPEVNIGLVGHVDHGKTTLTQALSGEWTDQHSEELERGITIRIGYADITYYNDDGELNVEGNGEEERTVSLVDAPGHETLMANVLSGAAIMDGAVLLVAADEEVPQPQTREHLAALDIAGIDNIVIAQNKIDLVSEEEAKENYEQIKEFVEGTVAEDAPIIPISAQHEVNIDALLEAVDTEIPTPERDLESDPKMLVARSFDTNKPGTFPEELNGGVIGGSLVKGELEPGDEVELKPGIRKDGEKFETVTTEIQSIIQGNSPVETGRPGGLLGIETDLDPSMVKSDGLAGNVLGLKGELPDVTDTVEVEVELMERLVGAENDEEIENIKEHEPLMLNIGTTKTAGVVTQAGKHVRLDLKMPVSVEENDRVAISRQVGSRWRLIGHGRINSTE
- a CDS encoding 30S ribosomal protein S6e, producing MQITIGTQDGETFQTESEETSQLVGKEVGDEFEGGIIGLSGYTLKITGGSDKSGIPMRESIEGSERKRVMIGEGQGINEDEDGVRRRKSVRGKRISDEIQQLNTTVVEEGSKSVEELLSEDEEE
- a CDS encoding TrkH family potassium uptake protein, translating into MRLRVVSQIIGRFMLVFAPILASPVLIGLYYSEPSHILAPFIYASIACLIAGFILKHGGKSSDPSVKEALIATVLGWSIATFLGGVPLLSEMSFINAVFESAAGLTTTGISMFLTPEELPNSILFWRSLMQWVGGLGILTFFIAVIRESGGISRRLFSAETHKTDPGSIRPSLRKSIIELWRVYGFITSVIIGTFVALGMTPFNAITHGFSTLSTGGFSTTSQSLGGFSPEIQAATIPFMFIGGVNFVLLYRFLRGEASALKNSELKMYMQIFIAMTGVFFLGYMGSSSALLDSAFQSAAIISSTGFGTASLLTLSTAIQVVIIAAMFAGGSVGSTAGGIKVFRLKALIELVKTRIRAYSLPETAVNEVKIDEEIMDRSTIRTISVLFFVWVVVVFAGTVSVLALDGVTFEAALSGAVSSAGNMGPVFMEGGQMVELSWMSKSIWILLMLAGRLEMLPLLAIFNRSFLPDSK